One part of the Nitrospirota bacterium genome encodes these proteins:
- a CDS encoding DUF488 domain-containing protein yields the protein MLFNRRRLLLTLLDAFGQKVSSTDFQKLLFLYTMEHEETPSYEFVPYRFGAFSFTSYADKRKMIEAGLLVDEDSWTLTEAGQLEARQKPVDQKAVTEFCSHYSALRGDALIAEVYRRYPYYATRSTIVDRVLPNPADRTQIDVARPAQLEPGLLTIGYEGKTLEQYLNQLLKASVTLLCDVRRNPLSRKYGFSKGSLSKACEGVGIRYEHLPELGIASSERGKLETQADYDALFERYEQACLPHQAAALQKIRNWIEHEGYRVALTCYEGQPSMCHRQLVANALERLDSFTLAARHL from the coding sequence ATGCTATTTAACCGTCGAAGACTATTGTTGACACTGCTGGATGCCTTTGGGCAGAAGGTGAGCAGTACAGATTTCCAGAAACTGCTTTTCCTTTACACCATGGAGCATGAAGAAACACCGAGCTATGAGTTTGTGCCGTACCGCTTCGGTGCTTTTTCGTTCACTTCCTATGCAGACAAGCGCAAGATGATCGAAGCAGGTCTGCTTGTTGACGAAGATAGCTGGACGCTGACAGAAGCAGGCCAGTTGGAAGCACGCCAAAAACCTGTTGATCAGAAAGCAGTAACAGAGTTCTGCAGCCACTATTCCGCACTGCGCGGTGATGCACTTATCGCAGAGGTCTATCGCCGCTATCCCTACTATGCGACACGCAGCACGATTGTTGATAGAGTATTGCCGAATCCGGCTGACCGCACTCAGATTGATGTTGCGCGCCCTGCGCAACTTGAACCCGGTTTGCTGACCATTGGATATGAGGGCAAGACGCTGGAGCAGTACCTGAATCAGTTGCTTAAGGCGTCCGTTACTTTGCTGTGTGACGTGCGCAGAAATCCGCTTAGCCGGAAATATGGTTTCTCAAAGGGTTCGCTCAGCAAGGCATGCGAGGGCGTGGGTATACGTTACGAGCATCTGCCTGAGCTCGGCATTGCATCTTCTGAGCGGGGCAAGCTCGAAACCCAGGCTGACTACGATGCATTGTTTGAACGCTATGAGCAGGCCTGCCTGCCGCATCAGGCTGCGGCGCTTCAGAAAATCAGGAACTGGATTGAGCATGAGGGGTATCGTGTAGCTCTGACCTGCTATGAGGGGCAACCTTCAATGTGCCATCGGCAGCTTGTTGCGAACGCGCTGGAGCGGCTGGACAGTTTCACGCTTGCCGCCAGGCATTTGTAA
- a CDS encoding DUF4276 family protein, with translation MSKRALILVEGQTEERFVKDVLSPAFWESDLFFSSTLLVTKRVKDGPNFKGGVTNFAKFENDVERLLIGAAGAMVTTLIDYYGLPADFPGMGTRPNGPAIQRVQHVEAAVQAHFGHATNFLPFFTLHEFEAWLFASTDVLPRAMTQPEKGREMAAVLAEFASPEDINERPEHAPSKRIKALFPAYRKTVHGPMVASRIGLATIRRECNHFAWWISELENYAAA, from the coding sequence ATGAGCAAGCGTGCTCTGATTCTTGTCGAGGGGCAGACGGAGGAGCGGTTTGTTAAAGATGTGCTGTCCCCTGCTTTTTGGGAAAGCGATCTTTTCTTTTCATCAACACTACTAGTGACTAAACGTGTTAAAGATGGGCCAAATTTTAAGGGTGGTGTCACAAATTTCGCCAAGTTTGAAAATGATGTGGAGCGTCTCCTGATTGGTGCGGCAGGCGCGATGGTTACGACGCTTATCGACTACTATGGGTTGCCTGCTGATTTCCCCGGCATGGGTACGCGACCAAATGGCCCTGCTATTCAACGGGTGCAACATGTTGAAGCGGCTGTTCAAGCTCATTTTGGGCACGCAACGAATTTCTTGCCTTTTTTTACGTTGCATGAATTTGAAGCTTGGCTCTTTGCATCAACCGATGTATTGCCTCGCGCAATGACTCAACCTGAAAAAGGAAGAGAAATGGCAGCTGTTCTTGCGGAATTTGCATCTCCTGAAGACATAAATGAACGGCCCGAGCATGCACCTTCAAAGCGTATTAAGGCTTTATTCCCTGCTTATCGAAAGACGGTACACGGCCCTATGGTAGCAAGCAGAATCGGACTGGCCACTATACGGCGAGAATGCAATCACTTTGCTTGGTGGATTAGCGAACTTGAAAATTATGCTGCCGCATGA
- a CDS encoding AAA family ATPase produces MRALEKITIKNFKSIREQTLALNGLNVFIGSNGAGKSNLIEVFRFLRELVTQNLAGYTAIKGGADNLLYFGRKTSPEMELFLEFGEGDTSNAYRVKLRGTDQDSLIVWEETAYYHEKKRYPKPYDKHIGSAEKESQLRHANHISARQVLRDLESYRVYHFHDTSDTAAVKGTCDVEDNRFLRPQADNLAAFLYWLQEKKPDYLANIEDTVRQIAPFFDGFRLAPSRLNEAKIQIEWKEKGSDAYFSASSLSDGTLRFICLVTLLFQPELPAVVLLDEPELGLHPAAVTLLADLLSSAATRTQVLVATQSVTLVNHFEPKQVWTVDRADNQSVFRHLSDTDMSAWLDHYGLGEMWEKNILGARP; encoded by the coding sequence ATGCGAGCACTTGAAAAAATAACAATTAAGAACTTTAAATCTATCCGAGAACAAACACTTGCGCTTAATGGGCTAAACGTATTCATTGGCAGTAATGGTGCCGGCAAGTCAAACCTCATAGAGGTTTTTAGATTCCTGCGCGAGCTTGTGACACAAAATCTTGCCGGTTATACTGCAATTAAAGGCGGTGCCGATAACCTGCTTTATTTTGGCCGAAAAACGTCGCCTGAGATGGAGCTGTTCCTTGAATTTGGAGAGGGAGATACTTCTAATGCGTATAGGGTAAAACTTCGTGGGACCGATCAAGACAGCCTTATTGTGTGGGAAGAAACTGCCTACTATCATGAAAAGAAACGTTATCCGAAGCCATACGATAAACACATTGGCTCTGCAGAGAAGGAGTCACAGTTGCGGCATGCAAATCACATCTCTGCTCGCCAAGTGCTGCGTGATCTCGAAAGTTATCGTGTTTACCATTTTCACGATACAAGTGATACAGCAGCAGTTAAAGGAACCTGTGATGTAGAAGATAACCGATTTCTAAGACCACAAGCCGACAATCTTGCCGCGTTTCTTTACTGGCTTCAGGAGAAGAAGCCTGATTATCTCGCAAATATTGAAGATACAGTACGTCAGATTGCACCCTTCTTTGATGGCTTCCGCCTTGCACCATCAAGACTCAACGAGGCAAAGATACAGATTGAGTGGAAGGAGAAAGGCAGCGATGCTTATTTCAGCGCTTCATCACTGTCTGATGGAACGTTGCGCTTTATCTGCCTTGTCACGCTATTGTTTCAGCCAGAACTTCCTGCTGTAGTATTACTGGACGAGCCGGAACTCGGCCTTCACCCAGCAGCTGTGACGCTACTGGCTGATCTTCTTTCTTCGGCTGCCACACGGACTCAGGTCTTGGTGGCGACTCAGTCGGTTACGCTCGTGAATCATTTCGAGCCGAAACAGGTCTGGACGGTAGATCGAGCCGACAATCAAAGTGTTTTTCGTCATCTCAGCGACACTGATATGAGCGCTTGGCTGGATCATTACGGACTCGGTGAAATGTGGGAAAAAAACATCTTAGGCGCTAGACCATGA
- a CDS encoding restriction endonuclease subunit S: MTRRKIKDLIADNAILEVQDGNHGEKHPTAADYIDDGVPFLMARDFQNGQVDLRSACKIPKSLGDSLRIGFARTGDVLLTHKGTIGLVAIVPEVPDYVMLTPQVTYYRTNPAKLMSSYLKYAFQTPFFRDQLNSFSAQSTRPYIGITAQKELELDVPALPVQRRIADILSAYDELIENSQRRIRILETMARSLYREWFVLFRFPGHEKIPLVDSPLGKIPKGWEVKRLDEVAENFDRLRKPLSKMKRAAIQGKYPYYGAAKVFDYVNDFIFDGEYLLMAEDGSVITTDRAPVLQLVNEKFWPNNHTHVLRGKSPISTHFLYLGLSLVDISPYITGAAQPKITQENMNRIQFFCAPNELHADFDRLVAPMIHECQVLQCEAQNLCRTRDLLLPRLLSGNGGMEHAIFKA; encoded by the coding sequence ATGACGCGGCGGAAAATCAAAGACCTCATTGCCGACAACGCCATCTTGGAGGTTCAAGACGGAAATCACGGAGAGAAGCATCCGACCGCCGCGGACTACATCGATGACGGCGTTCCATTCTTGATGGCGAGGGATTTTCAAAATGGACAAGTGGACTTACGCAGCGCATGCAAAATCCCGAAGTCGCTCGGAGACTCCTTGCGAATCGGCTTTGCGCGCACAGGTGACGTGCTGCTGACACATAAAGGAACCATTGGTTTGGTGGCGATTGTGCCAGAAGTGCCAGACTACGTGATGCTGACGCCTCAGGTCACTTACTACCGGACCAACCCAGCCAAGCTGATGAGCAGTTATCTGAAGTATGCGTTCCAAACGCCATTCTTTCGAGACCAGCTAAATTCGTTTTCAGCTCAATCAACTCGTCCCTACATTGGTATTACAGCTCAAAAGGAGCTTGAGCTCGATGTTCCCGCACTTCCTGTGCAACGTCGAATCGCTGACATCCTGTCGGCCTATGACGAACTGATAGAGAACAGTCAACGGCGCATTCGAATTTTGGAGACGATGGCCCGCAGCCTTTACCGCGAGTGGTTCGTCCTTTTCCGTTTCCCTGGCCATGAAAAAATCCCTCTCGTCGACTCGCCTCTTGGCAAGATTCCGAAGGGGTGGGAGGTTAAACGGCTTGACGAGGTTGCTGAGAACTTCGACCGTCTTCGCAAACCGCTTTCAAAAATGAAGCGGGCCGCTATACAGGGGAAATATCCGTATTACGGGGCTGCCAAGGTATTCGACTATGTTAATGATTTCATATTCGATGGAGAATACCTGCTTATGGCTGAAGACGGTTCTGTTATTACGACTGATCGCGCGCCAGTTCTTCAGTTGGTAAATGAGAAGTTCTGGCCGAATAACCACACACACGTTTTGCGAGGTAAGTCCCCAATCTCGACGCATTTTCTCTATCTTGGTCTTTCTCTCGTTGACATATCGCCATACATCACCGGAGCCGCTCAGCCGAAAATTACGCAGGAGAATATGAACCGGATACAGTTCTTCTGTGCCCCAAATGAGTTACACGCTGATTTTGACAGATTAGTGGCGCCAATGATCCACGAGTGCCAAGTCTTACAATGCGAAGCCCAAAACCTTTGTCGCACGCGCGACCTACTGCTGCCTCGGCTGTTGTCGGGAAATGGAGGCATGGAACATGCTATATTTAAGGCATAA
- a CDS encoding SAM-dependent DNA methyltransferase, protein MQWVAPSEKDTATDTLEKKLWDAADQFRANSGLTSAQYSAPVLGLIFLRFAEVRFNALRSKLEKAGQSSRRSTSRIDEPAAYHAEGVIYLTPNARFDSLLSLPEGGNIGKTINEAMRDIEKHNPQLAGVLPKTYEIFSGTLLKELLKKVSEIPATIDYDAFGRIYEYFLGEFARTEGQKGGEFYTPASIVRLLVEIIEPYHGRILDPACGSGGMFVQSARFVAEHKKNPSSELSIHGQEKVAATIALCRMNLAMHGLEGDIREAITYYDDLHQSTGRFDFVLANPPFNVNAVDKERLEAEVGKGRRYPFGLPRTDNANYLWIQLFYSALNEKGRAGFVMANSASDARSSEQDLRRKLLEDNAIDVMVAVGPNLFYTVTLPCTLWFLDRGKSKLPPRPLGERAGVRGSDTVLFIDARHIYRQIDRAHRDWADTQIGFLANIVRLYRGEELDFTLGGDEAKAKLEEVFGSPTLKKGAAKGGGIFYKDIPGLCKVATLKEIEAQGWSLNPGRYVGVAPGEEVSDEDFKEKLETLNEELEVLNAQARELEETIARNVAEILEG, encoded by the coding sequence ATGCAGTGGGTCGCACCGTCTGAAAAAGATACTGCCACAGACACACTCGAAAAAAAGCTCTGGGATGCGGCGGATCAGTTCAGGGCCAATTCCGGCCTCACCTCTGCCCAATACTCAGCGCCTGTTTTAGGGCTGATCTTTCTGCGTTTTGCCGAGGTCCGTTTTAATGCCCTGCGCAGCAAACTCGAAAAGGCAGGCCAATCCTCGCGGCGGTCCACCTCACGCATTGACGAGCCGGCAGCCTATCATGCAGAAGGTGTGATCTATCTCACGCCGAACGCTCGCTTCGACTCCCTTTTGTCTCTGCCTGAAGGCGGCAATATCGGCAAGACGATCAACGAGGCTATGCGGGATATCGAAAAGCACAATCCCCAGCTTGCAGGCGTGCTGCCGAAGACGTATGAGATATTTTCAGGGACACTGCTCAAGGAACTGCTCAAAAAGGTCTCGGAAATTCCGGCGACCATTGATTACGACGCCTTTGGCAGAATCTATGAATATTTTCTGGGCGAATTCGCGCGCACAGAGGGACAGAAGGGCGGCGAGTTCTACACGCCCGCAAGCATTGTCCGGCTTCTTGTCGAGATCATAGAGCCCTATCACGGCCGCATACTCGACCCTGCCTGTGGCTCGGGCGGCATGTTTGTCCAGAGTGCCCGCTTTGTTGCCGAGCATAAGAAGAACCCTTCGTCTGAACTGTCCATACACGGGCAGGAAAAGGTTGCTGCAACGATTGCGCTCTGCCGGATGAACCTTGCCATGCACGGGCTTGAGGGCGATATCCGCGAGGCGATCACCTATTATGACGACCTGCACCAGTCCACAGGCCGCTTTGATTTTGTCCTTGCCAATCCTCCGTTCAATGTTAATGCAGTGGACAAGGAGAGGCTTGAGGCAGAGGTCGGCAAAGGCCGCAGGTATCCCTTTGGTCTGCCCCGGACAGATAACGCGAACTATCTCTGGATTCAGCTCTTCTATTCTGCGCTGAACGAAAAGGGCCGGGCGGGTTTTGTTATGGCCAACTCAGCCTCGGACGCCCGCTCTTCTGAACAGGATTTGAGACGCAAGCTTCTTGAGGACAACGCAATTGATGTGATGGTCGCTGTCGGACCGAATCTGTTCTATACCGTCACACTCCCCTGCACTCTTTGGTTCCTCGACCGTGGCAAGTCCAAATTGCCCCCTCGCCCCTTGGGGGAGAGGGCTGGGGTGAGGGGTAGCGACACTGTGCTCTTCATAGATGCCAGACATATCTACCGCCAGATAGACCGTGCCCATCGGGACTGGGCAGACACTCAGATCGGATTCCTTGCCAACATTGTCCGACTCTATCGCGGAGAAGAGTTGGATTTCACTCTTGGAGGCGATGAGGCAAAGGCAAAGCTCGAAGAAGTGTTTGGTTCGCCCACTTTGAAAAAGGGGGCCGCCAAAGGCGGGGGGATTTTTTATAAAGATATCCCCGGCCTCTGCAAGGTTGCCACGCTAAAAGAGATCGAAGCACAGGGATGGTCTTTGAACCCCGGCCGCTACGTCGGCGTTGCGCCTGGCGAGGAAGTGAGTGATGAGGATTTCAAGGAGAAGCTGGAGACGCTGAATGAAGAACTTGAAGTTCTCAACGCACAGGCGCGGGAACTGGAAGAGACGATTGCCCGGAATGTGGCGGAGATTTTGGAGGGGTGA
- a CDS encoding type II toxin-antitoxin system VapC family toxin, which yields MSSADYQIKAILDTSVYIPFLRDGIIHPKFPEDFINPLLYMSSVVVSELFAGAHDSQSIKLLDKLHQTFQNVGRLIVPNDEDWRQTGGIIAKSRKKYGYDSTYLSRLQNDILVACSARRIGAFVLTKNEKDFVRIREFVNFRIYGQ from the coding sequence ATGTCTTCGGCAGATTATCAGATTAAAGCTATCCTTGATACCTCTGTGTATATACCCTTCCTCAGGGATGGAATTATACATCCGAAATTTCCCGAGGACTTTATCAACCCGCTCCTATATATGAGTTCGGTTGTCGTCTCTGAGCTTTTTGCCGGAGCACATGACAGCCAGTCCATTAAACTTCTCGATAAGCTGCATCAGACCTTTCAGAATGTCGGAAGACTGATAGTTCCCAACGACGAGGACTGGCGTCAAACGGGCGGCATCATCGCGAAGAGCAGAAAGAAATACGGGTATGACTCAACATATCTTTCCCGTCTGCAAAATGACATTCTTGTCGCCTGCTCTGCCCGGCGAATCGGGGCGTTTGTTCTTACAAAAAATGAAAAAGATTTTGTGAGAATACGTGAGTTTGTAAATTTTCGTATCTATGGGCAATAA
- a CDS encoding HAD-IA family hydrolase, which translates to MDGTLLDKYFDDYFWEHLLPERYAEKKKISFGMAKEELLARYKLHEGTLNWTDIDFWSREVDVDIPALKEQMRHLIEVHPHVEEFLQMLRQRKKKIFLVTNAHYKVLEIKLKKTELGKYFDAAVTSFEMGYAKEEIGFWEKVQKRLKFDKEKTLFIDDTEAVLKTAKQYGIKYILYKAYASSKAEKGHSPHFPAIHDFRELISSD; encoded by the coding sequence ATGGACGGCACACTCCTGGACAAGTACTTCGACGACTATTTCTGGGAGCACCTCCTGCCGGAACGATATGCAGAGAAAAAGAAGATCTCCTTTGGCATGGCAAAGGAAGAACTCCTCGCCAGATACAAACTGCATGAAGGCACCCTGAACTGGACTGACATCGATTTTTGGTCCAGGGAGGTGGATGTAGACATTCCGGCGCTGAAGGAGCAGATGCGCCATCTGATCGAGGTGCATCCCCATGTAGAGGAATTTCTCCAGATGCTGAGGCAGCGGAAGAAAAAGATATTTCTGGTGACCAATGCCCATTACAAGGTGCTTGAGATCAAGCTGAAAAAGACAGAGCTCGGCAAGTATTTCGATGCAGCGGTCACCTCGTTTGAGATGGGGTATGCCAAGGAGGAGATTGGGTTCTGGGAAAAGGTCCAGAAGCGGCTCAAGTTTGATAAAGAAAAGACCCTTTTTATTGATGATACCGAGGCGGTCCTGAAGACGGCAAAACAGTACGGCATCAAATACATCCTTTATAAGGCTTATGCCAGTTCAAAGGCAGAGAAAGGCCATTCCCCCCATTTCCCCGCGATCCATGATTTCCGGGAACTGATCTCTTCTGATTGA
- a CDS encoding bifunctional precorrin-2 dehydrogenase/sirohydrochlorin ferrochelatase, whose product MRKRSSRQLPFVNYYPAFLNLNGKKAVVVGGGAIAERKTLSLLKAGAAVTVVSPVLTPRLNNEKTKKSITHITRCYRKGDLRGSILVVAATDDPSVNRQVAADAPALVNVVDVPTECSFVVPSVIKRGPLTIAISTGGVSPAFSKTMRQELEKIYGPEIGRYLNFVADIRKKALAGISDKKKRSHFLKDLASGSALARLRRTGFLGVRKSVEEKLAKLI is encoded by the coding sequence ATGAGAAAAAGAAGTAGCCGTCAACTGCCTTTTGTGAACTACTATCCTGCGTTTCTCAATCTCAACGGGAAGAAGGCGGTTGTTGTTGGGGGCGGCGCCATAGCGGAAAGAAAGACCCTCTCGCTTCTGAAGGCCGGCGCTGCAGTCACCGTGGTCAGTCCAGTCCTTACTCCCCGGCTCAACAACGAAAAAACAAAAAAGAGCATAACGCATATCACTCGCTGCTATCGAAAAGGTGATCTCAGGGGAAGTATTCTTGTTGTTGCTGCGACCGATGATCCTTCGGTAAACAGGCAGGTTGCCGCTGATGCTCCGGCACTGGTAAATGTCGTTGATGTTCCAACAGAGTGTTCCTTTGTTGTGCCATCGGTGATTAAACGGGGTCCGCTGACGATAGCGATTTCAACGGGAGGCGTCAGCCCTGCTTTTTCGAAGACCATGCGGCAGGAACTGGAAAAGATCTATGGCCCGGAGATCGGCAGGTATCTCAATTTTGTGGCAGATATAAGAAAGAAGGCGCTCGCCGGGATCAGCGATAAGAAGAAACGGTCACATTTCCTGAAGGACCTTGCCTCAGGAAGTGCTTTAGCGCGTCTGCGCAGAACAGGCTTTCTGGGAGTAAGAAAATCGGTCGAAGAAAAGCTCGCAAAATTAATCTGA
- the bamD gene encoding outer membrane protein assembly factor BamD gives MRTPCTAQNSRWIEGPERGYGGAAKALAEFEKLKKDFPRNQYKDLIDLRIEKCRTVMADYEYLVGDFYLGKKSYSAAIDRFETLMKKFPEYKKEDNVLLKLGIAYRGAGQKEKAESSLNRLLEKYPNSPLSKEAKKELVSLSKDEKKK, from the coding sequence ATACGCACCCCTTGCACAGCTCAGAATAGCAGATGGATCGAAGGCCCTGAAAGAGGGTATGGCGGTGCAGCAAAGGCCCTTGCTGAATTCGAGAAGCTGAAAAAGGATTTTCCGCGGAATCAGTACAAGGACCTGATCGATCTCCGGATCGAGAAATGCAGGACCGTAATGGCTGACTATGAATATCTGGTAGGAGATTTTTATCTGGGCAAGAAATCGTATAGCGCTGCTATTGACCGTTTTGAGACCCTGATGAAGAAATTCCCTGAGTACAAAAAAGAGGATAACGTGCTGCTCAAGCTCGGTATCGCATACAGAGGCGCCGGCCAGAAAGAAAAAGCAGAATCATCCCTGAACCGCCTCCTCGAGAAATATCCGAACAGCCCTTTGTCAAAGGAAGCCAAAAAAGAACTCGTCTCTCTCTCAAAAGATGAGAAAAAGAAGTAG
- a CDS encoding TIGR03960 family B12-binding radical SAM protein → MHFLKPGRYINSEYNAVHKKAPLSVALAFPDIYDVGMSHLGLKILYAIINELPYASAERVFSPWPDLEAAMRQQNEPLASLESGKPLHAFDIVGFSLQYELAFTTVLNMLNLGSMPLRTEERITRRDLPLIIAGGPCTVNPYPMSPFIDAFLIGDGEEAVKEILSVYYQWKTGGSGEKLSLLKALADIEGVFVPLFGRDKIVRRRYIDSLDTAPFPTEPVVPYTNIVHDRINIEISRGCTMGCRFCQAGMIYRPVRERSPEKVLAIAEQSLKSTGYDTASFTSLSSGDYSCLGPLMKEFNRRFSCQRVSLSLPSLRVGSVNDGMLRELKAVRKSGFTIAPEAGTDRLRAVVNKDFTSETYAQALEKLFRAGWQNLKLYFMIGLPTETDDDITAIPEMVWQAINTSKRLTGRRATLSVGVSPFVPKPHTPFQWYGQNNLELIIEKNRFLKGALLRKGVQFRGHDPEMSVLEAAFARGDESLSVLIEEAWRLGCRLDAWTEYFDMAKWKQAMETTGIHAAQYAERTFGGDASLPWDNIDIGVTRKFLWKEYQTALAAEFTSDCRKVCHACGLKCRPEDMAQQDAPDLSAATDQPARKPFPVEGVSIRVRLQYAKTGRLRYLSHLETTTALIRGMRRAGFPFKYTEGFHPGPKTSFGPALSVGTAGLKEYLDMELIPPFDIASGLALLQGNLPNGLQAITMKVVEKAEKSLTGFVVRYTYEIVSNKGLSLDAFHENRDMPVQRKQNTYLLSDMVGEAVMTGQTSCRITVKDLGDIKVRLDELLPLVFAQPADDLEITRLAMYGWDNGWKEPLED, encoded by the coding sequence TTGCATTTTCTAAAACCGGGCAGGTATATAAACAGCGAATATAACGCTGTCCACAAAAAAGCCCCTCTGTCCGTTGCCCTGGCATTTCCGGATATCTATGATGTGGGCATGTCCCACCTTGGGCTCAAGATCCTCTATGCAATCATCAATGAGCTTCCCTATGCGTCTGCTGAACGCGTCTTTTCTCCCTGGCCCGATCTTGAAGCAGCCATGAGACAGCAGAACGAGCCGCTCGCTTCCCTGGAGTCAGGCAAGCCTCTGCATGCCTTTGATATCGTCGGCTTCAGCCTTCAGTATGAACTTGCCTTTACCACGGTCCTCAACATGCTCAATCTTGGCAGCATGCCCCTCAGGACTGAGGAGCGCATAACACGCAGGGACCTGCCTCTTATCATTGCAGGCGGCCCCTGCACGGTAAATCCCTATCCCATGTCTCCGTTTATCGACGCCTTTCTTATCGGCGACGGCGAAGAAGCGGTCAAAGAAATCCTCTCGGTTTATTACCAGTGGAAGACCGGCGGCTCAGGCGAAAAACTCAGCCTGCTGAAAGCCCTTGCAGACATAGAAGGCGTCTTTGTGCCTCTTTTTGGCAGAGACAAAATAGTGAGGCGGCGGTATATTGATTCTCTGGATACGGCCCCGTTCCCGACCGAGCCTGTTGTGCCTTATACAAACATCGTCCATGACAGGATTAATATCGAAATCTCCCGCGGCTGCACCATGGGCTGCAGGTTCTGCCAGGCAGGCATGATCTACCGGCCTGTACGTGAGCGCTCCCCCGAAAAGGTGCTCGCGATCGCTGAACAGTCACTGAAGTCAACGGGATATGACACGGCCTCCTTTACTTCTCTGAGTTCGGGCGATTACTCATGCCTCGGCCCGCTTATGAAGGAATTCAACAGGCGGTTTTCCTGCCAGCGTGTTTCCCTTTCCCTGCCGTCACTCCGTGTCGGGTCGGTAAATGACGGGATGCTGAGGGAACTCAAGGCGGTCCGCAAGTCCGGCTTTACGATTGCTCCTGAGGCAGGCACAGACAGGCTTCGGGCCGTCGTCAACAAGGATTTCACGAGTGAAACCTATGCACAGGCACTCGAAAAACTCTTCAGGGCAGGATGGCAGAACCTCAAGCTCTATTTTATGATAGGGCTCCCGACTGAGACTGATGACGACATCACCGCCATCCCTGAAATGGTCTGGCAGGCGATCAATACCTCAAAGAGGCTGACCGGAAGACGCGCAACGCTCAGTGTCGGCGTCTCTCCCTTTGTGCCGAAGCCGCATACGCCGTTTCAATGGTATGGACAGAACAACCTGGAGCTTATCATCGAAAAAAACCGTTTTCTCAAGGGAGCTCTTCTTCGGAAAGGGGTGCAGTTCAGAGGACATGATCCTGAGATGTCCGTGCTTGAGGCGGCCTTTGCGCGCGGAGACGAAAGCCTTTCAGTCCTCATCGAGGAAGCCTGGCGGCTCGGATGCAGGCTTGATGCCTGGACAGAATACTTCGATATGGCAAAGTGGAAACAGGCGATGGAAACAACAGGCATTCATGCGGCTCAATACGCTGAACGCACATTTGGCGGGGATGCCTCACTTCCCTGGGACAATATCGATATTGGTGTCACCAGGAAATTCCTCTGGAAAGAATATCAGACGGCCTTGGCGGCCGAATTCACCTCTGACTGCAGAAAGGTCTGCCATGCCTGCGGCCTCAAATGCAGGCCTGAGGATATGGCGCAGCAGGATGCTCCTGACCTGTCGGCTGCGACGGATCAACCGGCAAGAAAGCCGTTCCCCGTTGAGGGTGTATCCATACGAGTGAGGCTCCAGTATGCCAAGACCGGAAGGCTGCGCTATCTTTCCCATCTTGAGACGACCACAGCCCTGATCCGCGGCATGAGACGGGCCGGGTTTCCTTTCAAATATACCGAGGGGTTCCATCCCGGACCAAAGACTTCTTTTGGTCCTGCCCTCAGCGTCGGGACAGCAGGGCTGAAAGAATATCTCGATATGGAACTGATCCCGCCTTTCGATATCGCATCAGGGCTTGCCCTGCTGCAGGGGAATCTTCCCAATGGCCTTCAGGCCATAACCATGAAAGTAGTCGAAAAGGCTGAAAAATCCCTTACAGGGTTTGTAGTAAGATACACCTATGAAATCGTCAGCAATAAGGGGCTTTCTCTTGATGCCTTCCACGAAAACAGGGATATGCCCGTGCAGAGGAAGCAGAACACGTACCTCTTGTCCGACATGGTCGGGGAAGCGGTGATGACCGGGCAGACGTCTTGCCGCATCACGGTAAAGGATCTTGGAGATATTAAAGTGCGGCTTGATGAGCTCCTCCCTCTGGTCTTCGCCCAACCTGCTGATGACCTTGAGATAACCAGGCTCGCCATGTATGGCTGGGACAATGGCTGGAAAGAACCTCTGGAGGATTAG